The following coding sequences are from one Parabacteroides pacaensis window:
- a CDS encoding DUF6377 domain-containing protein, whose amino-acid sequence MRHLFLCMQFIICYSLHLYADKETDSLLMVLDRTIAERPVYIEKKVSAIKELKRRKQQLKTLEELYLLNNEIIHQYESFICDSAELYINENIRIAEKLNHKEHLLESSLQLAFIYSLSGLFVQASDLFNSMNWNHLPSHIKVGYCWTYIRYYENLIKYTDDTKFSNDYKIRKEVYRDSVMSLLYEKSDEYLKEKAFKLQEEQKFEDAIHILTQLYDKQEYNTHGYAMAAMALARIHRQAGNAAQEEKFLIQAAITDITLAVKENEALLSLAINLYKKGDIDRAYNYIKIALEDAIFYNSRFRNTVIARVHPIIENTYLYKIEQQKRNLRFYSILTSFFIIALAVALYFIYRQIKVVSRARKHLKEINKELSASNQKLDEANLIKEKYIGYFMNQCAVYINKLNEYRKNVNRKIKTGQIDDLYKSSARPFDKEMEELYFNFDRAFLNLYPHFVTEFNSLLKPDEQFKLEKGRLNTELRIFALIRLGITDVTQISKFLHYSLQTIYNYKSKVKKVALIESSLFEEEVKKLGSLT is encoded by the coding sequence ATGAGGCACTTATTTTTATGTATGCAGTTTATTATTTGCTATTCTTTACATCTGTACGCCGATAAAGAAACTGATTCTTTATTAATGGTTTTAGACAGAACAATTGCGGAACGCCCTGTGTATATAGAGAAAAAAGTTTCTGCTATTAAAGAGCTGAAACGAAGAAAGCAACAACTGAAAACGTTAGAAGAGTTATATCTGCTCAATAATGAAATTATCCATCAATATGAATCTTTTATATGTGACTCTGCCGAATTATATATAAATGAAAACATCCGGATTGCCGAGAAACTGAATCATAAAGAACACCTGTTGGAAAGCAGTTTGCAACTAGCATTTATCTATTCTTTATCCGGATTGTTTGTTCAGGCCTCAGACCTGTTTAATTCCATGAATTGGAATCATCTCCCTTCTCATATAAAAGTAGGATATTGTTGGACTTATATAAGGTACTATGAAAACCTTATAAAATATACTGATGATACTAAGTTTTCGAATGATTATAAGATAAGAAAAGAAGTTTATAGGGATAGCGTAATGAGTTTACTATATGAAAAATCGGACGAGTATTTAAAGGAAAAGGCGTTCAAGCTCCAAGAAGAACAAAAGTTTGAAGATGCCATTCATATCTTAACTCAACTTTATGACAAGCAAGAATACAATACGCATGGATACGCTATGGCTGCTATGGCACTTGCACGGATACACAGGCAAGCCGGAAATGCAGCACAAGAAGAAAAGTTTTTAATTCAGGCAGCTATAACCGATATAACACTTGCCGTAAAAGAAAATGAAGCCCTATTGAGTTTAGCCATCAATCTCTACAAAAAAGGAGATATCGATAGAGCCTATAATTATATAAAGATTGCTTTGGAAGATGCTATATTTTATAACTCCCGCTTCCGGAACACGGTGATAGCACGGGTTCACCCTATTATAGAAAATACTTATTTATATAAAATAGAACAACAAAAAAGAAACTTACGCTTTTACTCTATTTTAACCAGCTTCTTTATTATTGCGCTTGCGGTAGCTTTATACTTTATATATAGGCAGATTAAAGTAGTTTCCAGGGCCAGGAAACACCTCAAGGAAATAAATAAAGAACTGAGTGCGTCCAATCAAAAACTCGACGAAGCCAATTTGATAAAAGAAAAATATATCGGTTATTTTATGAATCAATGCGCAGTATATATCAACAAACTCAATGAATACAGGAAAAATGTAAATCGTAAAATAAAAACCGGCCAGATTGACGATCTGTATAAATCTTCTGCACGTCCGTTCGATAAAGAAATGGAAGAACTCTATTTCAATTTTGATAGAGCTTTCCTAAACCTATACCCTCATTTTGTTACAGAGTTCAATTCGCTTTTAAAGCCGGACGAGCAGTTTAAATTGGAAAAAGGCCGGCTCAATACGGAACTACGCATATTCGCGTTAATCCGCTTAGGAATTACGGACGTTACCCAGATTTCCAAATTCCTTCACTATTCCCTGCAAACCATTTATAATTATAAAAGTAAAGTAAAGAAAGTGGCTTTAATTGAGAGTAGTTTGTTTGAAGAAGAAGTGAAAAAGTTAGGATCTTTGACCTGA
- a CDS encoding glycoside hydrolase family 2 TIM barrel-domain containing protein, with product MKHSLVEKLVTKLAWCSLLLTALPFATDAQSAKPYWQDIQVVAVNKEYPRTSFMSYEDKANALTSRFEKSKYYSPLNGTWKFFFVDSYKDLPANITDPSVSTDSWDNIQVPGNWEVQGHGVAIYTNHGYEFKPRNPQPPQLPEANPVGVYRRDIEIPAGWDGRDIFLHVGGAKSGMYVYLNGKEVGYSEDSKNPAEFLINSYLQPGKNVLTLKIFRWSTGSYLECQDFWRISGIERDVYLYSQPKVAVKDFRVVSTLDNAYTNGIFKLGIDVKNTEAALKNVNVGYELLDAQGKTVLSEARDMDVEGNTFKTADFAANLKDVAKWTSESPNLYKLLITIKEGNKVKEIVPFQVGFRKIEIKQIDQKDANGRNYTVFMVNGQPIKLKGVNIHEHNPETGHYMTEELMRKDFELMKQHNLNTVRLCHYPQDRKFYELCSEYGIYVYDEANIESHGMYYDLRKGGTLGNNPEWLVPHLDRTINMYERNKNYPSLTIWSLGNEAGNGYNFYQTYLWIKEKDKQLMKRPVNYERAQWEWNSDMYVPQYPGADWLESIGYEGSDRPVAPSEYSHAMGNSSGNLWDQWQAIYKYPNLQGGYIWDWVDQGILAKDENGRIYYTYGGDYGINTPSDGNFLCNGIVNPDRNPHPAMAEVKYVHQNVGFEAVDAAQGQVKITNRFYFTDLSKYNIHYKILANAKVVKEGKLPLEVAPQASEVVTIPVSALKPQPGVEYFINFEVTTREPEPLIPVGYVIAYDQVKVPLETEKKEYKANGPALKIDTQGDLLTVASSKVNFVFNKKTGVVTSYKVDGTEYFKDGFGIQPNFWRAPTDNDYGNGAPKRLQVWKQSSKDFNVVDTKAQMDGKNAVVDVNYLLAAGNLYMVTYKIYPSGVVNASVKFTSTDMQAAPTEVSEATRMATFTPGSEAARKAAAKLEVPRIGVRFRLPVSMNQVQYFGRGPEENYPDRKYGTLVGLYKSTADEMYYPYVRPQENGHHTDTRWLALTPKSGKGLMIQADELIGFNALRNSIEDFDSEEALPHDYQWSNFSPREAANHNEAAAKNVLRRMHHMNDVSPRDFVEVCVDMKQQGVAGYNSWGARPEAGYNIPANQEYTWGFTLIPISNASKAVTSAGLKY from the coding sequence ATGAAACACTCGTTAGTAGAGAAACTGGTTACGAAATTAGCTTGGTGTTCTCTTTTGTTAACAGCACTTCCTTTTGCTACTGATGCACAATCTGCTAAACCCTATTGGCAAGATATTCAAGTGGTAGCAGTGAATAAGGAATATCCCCGCACTTCTTTTATGTCGTATGAAGACAAGGCAAATGCACTCACTTCCCGGTTTGAGAAAAGTAAATACTATTCGCCCTTGAATGGTACGTGGAAGTTCTTCTTTGTCGATTCTTACAAAGATCTTCCTGCTAATATAACGGACCCTTCCGTGAGCACGGATTCTTGGGACAATATCCAGGTGCCGGGTAACTGGGAAGTTCAAGGGCATGGTGTGGCCATCTATACCAATCACGGATACGAGTTCAAGCCTCGTAATCCACAGCCTCCTCAATTGCCGGAAGCAAATCCCGTAGGAGTATACCGGCGGGATATCGAGATCCCTGCCGGTTGGGACGGGCGCGATATCTTTTTGCATGTCGGCGGGGCGAAGTCCGGCATGTATGTATATCTGAACGGCAAGGAGGTAGGATATAGTGAAGATTCGAAGAATCCTGCCGAGTTTCTGATTAATTCTTATCTGCAACCGGGTAAGAATGTATTGACGTTAAAGATTTTCCGTTGGAGTACCGGCTCGTATTTGGAATGTCAGGACTTCTGGCGGATAAGCGGTATTGAACGGGATGTCTATCTTTATTCACAACCTAAAGTGGCGGTGAAAGATTTCCGTGTAGTTTCCACTTTGGATAATGCTTATACAAATGGCATCTTCAAGCTGGGGATAGACGTGAAAAACACGGAAGCTGCCTTGAAAAATGTCAATGTAGGCTACGAATTGCTGGATGCTCAAGGGAAGACGGTTCTTTCGGAGGCGCGTGATATGGACGTAGAAGGAAATACTTTTAAAACTGCCGATTTTGCGGCTAATCTGAAAGATGTGGCCAAGTGGACTTCCGAATCTCCCAATTTGTATAAACTTCTTATCACTATCAAAGAAGGAAATAAAGTAAAAGAAATTGTACCTTTCCAAGTGGGGTTCCGTAAGATCGAGATTAAGCAGATCGATCAAAAAGATGCGAACGGCCGGAATTATACGGTATTTATGGTAAACGGTCAACCAATCAAATTGAAAGGGGTAAATATCCACGAGCATAATCCTGAAACAGGCCATTATATGACTGAAGAACTGATGCGCAAGGATTTTGAATTGATGAAGCAACACAATCTGAATACTGTCCGCCTTTGCCATTATCCTCAAGACAGGAAGTTCTACGAGTTATGTAGCGAGTATGGCATTTATGTATACGATGAAGCCAATATCGAATCGCATGGGATGTATTACGATTTAAGAAAAGGAGGCACGTTAGGGAATAATCCCGAATGGCTTGTGCCCCATCTGGATCGTACCATAAACATGTACGAACGGAATAAAAACTATCCTAGTCTTACAATCTGGTCGTTAGGTAATGAAGCCGGGAACGGGTATAATTTTTACCAGACTTATTTGTGGATAAAAGAAAAAGATAAGCAATTAATGAAACGTCCGGTAAATTATGAACGTGCCCAATGGGAATGGAATTCGGATATGTATGTTCCGCAATATCCGGGCGCGGACTGGTTGGAATCGATCGGTTATGAGGGAAGCGACCGTCCGGTTGCACCTTCGGAATATTCTCATGCTATGGGTAATTCATCCGGTAATTTGTGGGATCAATGGCAGGCAATCTATAAGTATCCTAACTTACAAGGCGGTTATATCTGGGATTGGGTAGACCAGGGTATTTTAGCGAAAGATGAAAATGGCCGTATTTATTATACGTATGGCGGTGATTACGGGATAAATACTCCGAGTGACGGTAATTTCCTTTGTAACGGCATCGTGAATCCGGACCGTAACCCGCATCCTGCTATGGCGGAAGTGAAATATGTTCATCAAAATGTGGGTTTTGAAGCGGTAGATGCTGCGCAAGGCCAGGTAAAGATTACGAACCGTTTTTATTTCACCGATTTATCTAAGTACAATATTCATTATAAGATATTGGCGAATGCGAAGGTGGTTAAGGAAGGGAAGTTGCCATTGGAGGTAGCTCCTCAAGCTTCGGAAGTGGTAACTATCCCCGTAAGTGCTTTAAAGCCTCAACCGGGTGTAGAGTATTTTATTAATTTCGAGGTTACTACCCGGGAGCCGGAGCCTTTGATCCCGGTAGGATATGTGATTGCTTACGACCAGGTAAAGGTTCCTCTGGAAACGGAAAAGAAAGAGTATAAGGCCAATGGCCCTGCTTTAAAAATAGATACACAGGGTGATCTTCTCACGGTTGCCTCTTCGAAAGTTAATTTCGTGTTTAACAAAAAGACTGGTGTGGTTACTTCTTATAAAGTAGACGGAACCGAATATTTTAAAGATGGGTTTGGTATTCAACCTAATTTCTGGCGTGCCCCTACGGACAACGATTACGGAAACGGTGCACCCAAACGTTTGCAGGTATGGAAACAATCCAGCAAAGATTTTAATGTAGTAGATACAAAAGCGCAGATGGACGGGAAGAATGCTGTTGTGGATGTGAATTATTTGTTAGCTGCCGGAAATTTGTATATGGTAACTTATAAAATCTACCCCAGTGGTGTAGTCAATGCTTCCGTTAAATTCACTTCTACCGATATGCAAGCTGCCCCCACCGAAGTTTCCGAAGCTACCCGGATGGCAACCTTTACTCCAGGAAGCGAAGCTGCCCGTAAAGCAGCTGCAAAGCTAGAAGTTCCCCGTATCGGAGTACGTTTCCGTTTGCCGGTATCGATGAACCAGGTGCAGTATTTCGGACGCGGACCGGAGGAAAATTATCCGGATCGTAAATATGGAACCTTGGTAGGGCTTTATAAATCTACTGCCGATGAGATGTATTATCCTTATGTCCGTCCGCAGGAAAATGGCCATCACACCGATACCCGTTGGTTGGCACTTACTCCTAAAAGCGGGAAAGGTTTGATGATTCAGGCAGATGAATTGATAGGTTTTAATGCGCTTCGTAATTCTATTGAAGATTTCGATTCGGAAGAAGCTCTTCCTCACGATTATCAATGGAGTAACTTTAGCCCGCGTGAAGCGGCCAATCATAATGAAGCGGCTGCAAAGAACGTGCTTCGTAGAATGCATCACATGAATGACGTGAGTCCTCGTGATTTCGTAGAAGTGTGTGTAGATATGAAGCAACAAGGAGTAGCGGGTTATAATAGTTGGGGAGCTCGTCCGGAAGCAGGTTATAATATTCCTGCAAACCAAGAGTATACTTGGGGATTTACTTTAATTCCTATCTCTAACGCGTCTAAAGCAGTTACCTCTGCGGGATTGAAGTATTAA
- a CDS encoding ABC-F family ATP-binding cassette domain-containing protein — protein sequence MISVDGLTVEFGGFTLFDDISFVINKKDRIALTGKNGAGKSTLLKILAGQQVPTHGAISIPKDITIGYLPQQMVLSDLNTVREEAELAFNHIREMESEIERLNRELAERSDYESDAYHKIIDRVTHLSEHLAVMGGNNYQAELERTLIGLGFKREDFNRPTSEFSGGWRMRIELAKLLLRQPDVLLLDEPTNHLDIESIQWLEDFIATRANAVVLVSHDRAFLDATTLRTIEISLGNIYDYKVKYSQYVTLRKERREQQLRAYENQQKKIQETEAFIERFRYKATKSNQVQSRIKQLDKVDRIEVDEIDTAMLNLKFPPAPRSGSYPVILENVTKRYGEHLIFQQATFTINRGDKVAFVGKNGEGKSTLVKCIMGEIDFEGKLQLGYNVKIGYFAQNQAQLLNDNLTVFETIDYVAQGDIRTKIRDILGAFMFGGEASDKKVKVLSGGERTRLAMIRLLLEPVNLLILDEPTNHLDMRSKDVLKEAIKEFDGTVIVVSHDREFLDGLVDKVYEFGNQRVVEHLGGIYDFLEKKKMDSLRELEKSTLQQDSLTEEVENEPLSQNKLSYEARKEQSRTIKKLEKAIAETEKQIAGLEQQLAQVEAQLATPQGAANVQLYEEYSTLKKTLSEAMDTWTTQTLELEEWNT from the coding sequence ATGATATCGGTTGACGGACTAACAGTAGAATTTGGCGGTTTTACACTCTTTGACGACATTTCATTCGTAATAAACAAGAAAGACCGGATTGCTTTGACCGGCAAGAACGGAGCAGGTAAATCCACGTTGCTGAAAATCTTAGCAGGACAACAAGTTCCCACCCACGGAGCCATCAGCATCCCGAAAGATATCACTATCGGTTACCTGCCCCAGCAAATGGTCCTGTCGGATTTGAATACCGTAAGGGAAGAAGCTGAGCTAGCGTTTAATCATATTAGGGAAATGGAAAGTGAGATAGAACGCCTCAACCGGGAATTAGCAGAACGAAGTGATTACGAATCGGATGCTTACCATAAAATAATCGACCGGGTTACTCACCTTTCCGAACATCTTGCAGTTATGGGAGGAAACAATTATCAAGCAGAACTGGAACGGACTCTTATAGGTTTGGGATTTAAGCGGGAAGACTTCAACCGGCCGACTTCCGAGTTCAGTGGGGGTTGGCGCATGCGGATCGAGCTCGCTAAACTTTTACTCCGGCAACCGGATGTCTTGCTGTTGGATGAACCAACGAACCATCTTGATATCGAATCGATCCAATGGCTGGAAGATTTCATTGCTACCCGTGCCAATGCGGTAGTTCTAGTTTCCCACGACCGGGCTTTCCTAGACGCTACAACTCTGCGCACTATCGAAATTTCCTTAGGCAATATATACGACTATAAAGTAAAGTATTCCCAATATGTCACTCTGCGCAAAGAACGCCGTGAACAACAACTTCGTGCGTATGAAAACCAACAAAAGAAAATACAAGAAACAGAGGCTTTCATCGAGCGATTCCGTTATAAAGCAACTAAATCTAACCAAGTACAATCCCGTATCAAGCAACTAGATAAGGTAGACCGCATTGAAGTAGACGAAATTGATACGGCCATGCTTAACTTAAAATTTCCTCCGGCTCCACGTTCCGGGTCGTATCCGGTTATTCTTGAAAATGTAACCAAACGATACGGAGAACACCTGATTTTTCAACAAGCTACATTTACAATCAATCGGGGAGATAAAGTAGCGTTTGTAGGGAAAAACGGAGAAGGCAAGTCTACCCTCGTCAAATGTATCATGGGGGAAATCGATTTCGAAGGGAAATTACAATTAGGCTATAACGTGAAAATCGGCTACTTTGCCCAGAATCAGGCTCAATTGTTAAATGACAATTTAACGGTTTTCGAAACAATCGATTATGTGGCACAGGGGGATATCCGGACTAAGATAAGAGACATATTAGGTGCATTTATGTTCGGGGGAGAAGCCTCGGATAAAAAGGTGAAAGTACTGTCGGGAGGAGAACGCACCCGGCTAGCCATGATCCGGTTATTATTGGAGCCGGTTAATTTACTGATATTGGACGAACCTACCAACCATTTGGATATGCGTTCCAAAGATGTATTGAAGGAGGCGATCAAAGAATTTGACGGCACGGTGATTGTAGTTTCCCATGACCGTGAATTTTTAGACGGTCTAGTAGACAAAGTATATGAATTCGGTAACCAACGCGTAGTAGAACATTTGGGCGGTATCTACGACTTCCTGGAAAAGAAGAAAATGGATAGCTTGCGTGAATTAGAAAAGAGTACTTTACAACAGGATTCCCTGACAGAAGAGGTAGAAAACGAGCCATTATCTCAAAACAAGCTTTCTTACGAAGCCCGCAAAGAACAAAGCCGTACCATAAAGAAACTGGAAAAAGCGATTGCCGAAACAGAAAAGCAAATTGCCGGGTTAGAGCAACAACTCGCACAGGTCGAAGCACAACTGGCTACTCCCCAAGGTGCGGCAAACGTTCAACTATACGAAGAATATTCTACCTTAAAAAAAACGCTTTCCGAAGCAATGGATACCTGGACTACACAAACCTTGGAGTTAGAAGAATGGAATACCTGA
- a CDS encoding glucosamine-6-phosphate deaminase yields the protein MKTNLSSQITLTRIPVRYYRPENAYEQSVLTRMENIPTNIYESLDEGSAAVASEIASLIRKKQNEGKNFVLAISGGHSPLSVYKELIRMHKEEKLSFHNVIIFNVYEFYPLPNTSAGNLVQLKEAFLDQVDILPENIYSPDGTIPKDKIYEFSRNYEQRIQEVGGIDYVLLGIGHAGSIGLNVPGSSLNSTTRLVTLDSDSRNEATKIFSSLENVPMNAITMGISTILKAKNIMLLAWGEDKAPMVQKAVEGKVNDVVPASYLQTHNNARLAIDLSAAYELTRISHPWLVTNCEWDSKLIRRAIVWLCMITDKPILKLTNKDYSEHGLGELLALYGSAYNVNIQIFNDLQHTITGWPGGKPNADDSNRPERATPYPKTVLVFSPHPDDDVISMGGTLRRLVDQKHNVHIAYETSGNIAVGDEEVVRYVSFLKDISDKYLPEQNPLLDKALEIKDFLLNVKKEGDMDTKDILFMKGRIRREEARTADRFMGVPEERVHFLDLPFYETGKVKKNDLSEADVTIVKALLQEIKPDEMFVAGDLADPHGTHKVCLDAVLAAIDELKGEEWLKNCRIWMYRGAWAEWEMDHIEMAVPISPEELRLKRNSILKHQSQMESAPFLGNDERLFWQRAEDRNRATANLYNKLGLASYEAIEAFVQYHPL from the coding sequence ATGAAGACAAACCTTAGTTCTCAAATTACTCTTACCCGTATTCCCGTACGCTACTATCGTCCGGAGAATGCTTATGAACAATCTGTTCTCACGCGGATGGAAAACATCCCTACTAACATTTACGAATCGCTGGACGAGGGTTCGGCTGCTGTCGCCAGTGAAATTGCTTCCCTGATCCGGAAAAAACAAAATGAAGGCAAAAACTTTGTTCTTGCAATCTCCGGCGGACATTCCCCCCTGAGTGTCTACAAAGAATTGATCCGTATGCATAAGGAAGAAAAACTCAGTTTCCATAATGTGATCATATTTAATGTATACGAATTTTATCCGTTGCCCAACACTTCAGCGGGAAATTTAGTACAATTGAAAGAAGCCTTTCTGGATCAAGTGGATATTCTTCCCGAAAATATTTATTCGCCGGACGGAACAATTCCTAAAGATAAGATTTACGAATTTTCCAGAAATTACGAACAACGTATCCAGGAAGTAGGCGGAATAGATTATGTATTATTAGGGATAGGGCATGCAGGTAGTATCGGGCTGAACGTGCCGGGATCAAGCCTCAACTCTACAACCCGCCTGGTTACGCTGGATAGCGACTCACGTAATGAAGCTACCAAGATTTTCTCTTCCCTCGAAAATGTACCGATGAATGCCATCACGATGGGAATTTCCACTATCCTTAAAGCTAAAAATATCATGCTGCTGGCTTGGGGTGAGGATAAAGCCCCGATGGTGCAAAAAGCTGTGGAAGGAAAGGTAAACGATGTGGTTCCGGCTTCATATTTACAAACTCATAACAACGCTCGTCTGGCTATCGATTTATCTGCCGCTTACGAATTGACAAGAATCAGTCACCCCTGGTTAGTTACTAACTGCGAATGGGATAGCAAATTAATCCGTAGGGCCATTGTGTGGCTATGTATGATTACAGATAAACCTATCCTGAAATTAACCAATAAGGATTACAGTGAGCACGGCTTAGGTGAATTGTTAGCTCTTTACGGCTCTGCTTATAATGTAAATATTCAAATTTTCAACGATCTACAACATACCATCACCGGATGGCCGGGAGGTAAACCGAATGCCGACGACAGCAACCGTCCGGAACGTGCCACTCCTTATCCGAAGACTGTTTTAGTATTCAGCCCGCACCCGGACGATGATGTGATCTCGATGGGAGGAACACTACGCCGCTTAGTGGACCAGAAACATAACGTCCATATAGCCTACGAAACCTCCGGGAATATTGCCGTAGGCGATGAAGAAGTAGTTCGTTATGTCTCTTTCTTGAAAGATATTTCCGACAAGTATCTTCCCGAACAAAACCCGTTGCTGGATAAAGCTCTGGAAATAAAAGATTTTCTCCTGAATGTAAAGAAAGAAGGAGATATGGATACAAAAGATATCCTTTTCATGAAAGGACGTATCCGTAGAGAAGAAGCCAGAACTGCCGACCGTTTTATGGGGGTTCCCGAAGAACGGGTTCACTTCCTGGATCTTCCTTTCTACGAAACCGGTAAAGTAAAAAAGAATGATTTGAGTGAAGCAGATGTCACGATTGTAAAAGCTCTTCTTCAGGAAATCAAGCCGGATGAAATGTTTGTTGCCGGCGACTTAGCCGATCCTCACGGCACTCACAAAGTTTGTCTGGACGCCGTTCTGGCCGCTATCGACGAATTAAAGGGGGAAGAATGGTTGAAAAATTGCCGTATCTGGATGTACCGGGGTGCTTGGGCAGAATGGGAAATGGACCATATCGAAATGGCGGTTCCTATCAGTCCGGAAGAATTACGCTTGAAACGAAATTCCATCCTGAAACACCAGTCTCAAATGGAAAGTGCGCCTTTCTTAGGAAACGACGAGCGTTTATTCTGGCAACGTGCCGAAGACCGGAACCGAGCTACAGCGAATTTATATAACAAGTTAGGTTTAGCGTCATACGAGGCTATTGAAGCATTTGTCCAATATCATCCGCTATAA